taattacgaACATTGTAATTAAAGCTGTGAAAAATGTGGCCGCTCTATTGTTTGGAAAAACAGTTTAAACAGCTGTTTATTGTTTACAAGACATTCCGATAGCAAACATTTTGCGAAAATCAAAGCACCtaaaaacgaaatcaaaagATTTTACCCAAATCGAAATAGAACAAAATTACGACTAGCGGAGTAGGCCTGATAGATACAAATTAACAAGACaaacaatgaaataaaaagACTCCAAAACATTTTCGAAACTGTGGGCACGACAATATGTTCTGCGAGAGAAAATagatttaatataaaaataaaaacaagagtGAGAGTCTAGTTCCTCGACTATCCGATACCATAGCTGAGTAGTGGAAAtacgaacgcgaaatttcaaaatttgtcTTAATATCTTAATATTGATCAATGAAATgagaaaatttattttcaaatttttgtttagttttttgtAGGTGTAAGGACGGCGTGTCTAAAGTGTTTTAGGTTCTATTGATTCtgacaaaaaataaaagaactGCTACCTGGTAAGTTCTTTTCAACTAATATAGTCTACGGGTAACGGGTAAAATAGGGTAAATAGTAGTTGAGTTGGTATCCAGAAGGAATGGAAGAAGGAACACCTCCGAGGGATTTAtcgaaaagaatttggcaGCAATGATTCTTCAGGTAATTTTAGCTAAAGTGTGAACTGTGGATTTGCCGTATGTTTTACACGTTTGTCAATTGGCGTAAATGTAAGGGACAGTTGAATATCTAATATCATGAGTCTATCAAATAGGACATTTtcatattaaaattaaaaattaaacgaggtccaaaaatttaaaaaacaactTACCGTAGGCAAATAGTAGTACTATTTTTAACGTTTTGTGTCGGTATCTAAAAAAGATTTTCAAGCAGACAACACCATtccaaattatttaaaatagtttACTTTCCTCAAATATGCACTTCGGTCTCAGCTTAGAAAATCTCTTTTCTAAGATTTCTACTATTGGCGTTATTTTGCGCCAATACAAACATGctcaaattaataaaaattacgCCTTATGCTTGATTTTCATTTGtcgtttaaataatttttgttatataatctggaattttgattttgctgAATGCTGGATTTGTCAGgattttttgttaaatcgTAAAATATTGAACATTAATAAGAGTTTCGTCGCAGACTATTTCGTGGGCTTAGACAAATAAATGAAGTGTTACTTGGAATGAGAAATAGGTACCTtgaccacaaaaaaaaaggtacGGTTtcgaaaacattttaaaaatgattatTTCAAGAGTATTTCTGTAAAAGTTGTTTTTCGTACTTTTTATTGTTTCTATGtggtattattttttttagtcGGTTGGCATACATTTTTCTGGGGGTGTTGCTGGCAGCTTTTTGTtacattttaatgaatttttaGTTTTAGCTTGTTCGATATAAATATTCATACTCAAAAATAAGATACGgttgtaaaattaaaaattgtaaagAATTACATGTTATTTTTGCCGTAATGTTTTGATGTTTTTCTTAGTTAAAGATTTTGTTTGCAATTTGTTTCATTCGCTTCGTATTTTTTTACAATTAATAAATTTGACGCTTTTGTTTACAACTTTTATTCTTAAAAACATAGAGGATCTCGCATCTTAATTTCGCTTAATATTGTTCTCTTAATCCTttgctttatatatatatactttgcTTTAAAGTTAAGATTTTAAGtaagtttttaaataataatggattttttttcgtttgcggTATTGTTGGTTGGTAGGTTGTTCGTTAGTAGAGAAGAGAGAGAGGAGAACCGGTACGCTATAAAACTACGCTCCCATTGCAGGATTGTTATTGGAGAATTGCGCCCGCCACCCAAGCAGCCACCCACGTATCACCCGCTCCCAAAAGCGGAAAATGGATACAGTGCAGATTCCTGGCGGTAGAACCGTAATTTGTGTGATTTGCTTTTTTGTTGTGTTAGTAAGTATTTAATAAGTAGATTACTGAGTGTGCTGCTCCGCGGGCGATTCCCTTAGGCGGCCACTTCGCTAGCCTCGGGCCCATTCTGCACCTCATCCTTTGTGCTGGCCTCATCAAGCTTAGCCTTTTTCTCCGGCGTGGCGACGGCCTCGTCGGCCTTGGCTGTAGCCTCATCCACCTTCCGCTTTACAGCCTCAATGGCGGAAGCGTCTGTAAGGcgataaaaaaaaggaataatAAGAACATGAACGTGGAAAATTTGTTAGGCATTGAAATCATACCTGTTGAGTCACCGTTGGTGACCTCCTCGGAGCCATTCTCAACAGCAGGTGGAACAGCTTCGCTGCTCTCTTTTTTGGTGTCCTCCCCCTCGGCAGCGGAATCCTCTTTTTTATCCTCGTCCTTCTTCTCATCCTTATCGGCGGCAAAAGAAACAGTAGGCTCAGACCTCTTTTCACCATCGACTGCATCGGTGGGCTCGGACGCGCTGCTGTCGGCGGCTCCGTTCTCCTTGGCTACGATCTCCTCTTCGGCGGCACCGTTTTCTGCAGTGCTTGCCTTCTCAGCTGCAAGCTCCTCGGCGGCAACTGCATCTTTCTTTACAGCATCAACTTCCTCAGCTGCGACCTTCTCGACAACCGCGGTCTCACTGTGGGTGATAAGTAAGAGACGAAAGTCAGGATGCACTTATAATTTTTTCCGAAGGTGGCCGAAACTGCACTTCGTATGTACAGATTTATACTACATACGAATGATACAaatgatcaaaaaccaaaactatttataaatgaattaaaggaatatataAGTGTTTTTTCTgcagaattaaaaaaaaaaaaaccaacaattTCAGTAAAGCGCCTGTAAAGTTTATGTTTTCATCCCCCACTCTATTCATAACAGCCAGAGGATGTTCGGAATTAAAACATACAAAGGTGCTTTGTTACATCTGCCGGCGTTTTTCAACTCGTTCAAGCTGCGACGCAAAAGAAACCACGAAAAGGTGAGTGCGATTAGGCGcacggtttttttttttcatataaaTGGCATAAGTTTATGTGTTATTTCAGTGCTCTCTACCAACAGATGAGAACAGGGTAGCATCAAAAAGATGCTTGCAGACGTGCAAAATGAAAAGCGAGACCCGTTTAAACTAAAACGAACAAAGATAGAAATAAAAACCAGTTTTAATGGGACTAATGATAATATAGTCGTTTCTCTCGCACGCATCTACCAGCCACCTGAGGTAGATTGAATTCTATAGGGCGAGCAAAAAGAGAGTTGCAAAGTAGCAACGCTAAACGACAAAAATAACGGTCAAAGCTATACAAACAACATCATACAGCCtgccttaaaaaaaaaaaaaaaacggcaCAACCTAAGGCATGAGTTTTGTTTTTCTAGTACTTTATAAACTGCAGCATATAACTACTTTAAAATAATATCTACATATGTGTTCATCGAGACGGCAAGAGGTAGTATTTTTAGCAATGATAATATAGATATAAGT
This genomic stretch from Drosophila mauritiana strain mau12 chromosome 2L, ASM438214v1, whole genome shotgun sequence harbors:
- the LOC117147579 gene encoding high mobility group nucleosome-binding domain-containing protein 5, with product MADVADQKNETAVVEKVAAEEVDAVKKDAVAAEELAAEKASTAENGAAEEEIVAKENGAADSSASEPTDAVDGEKRSEPTVSFAADKDEKKDEDKKEDSAAEGEDTKKESSEAVPPAVENGSEEVTNGDSTDASAIEAVKRKVDEATAKADEAVATPEKKAKLDEASTKDEVQNGPEASEVAA